The window GTAGACAGACGTAGACAtaaattatgaaaataaaaaaattaagctTTCAATGCaacaaaagcacagaaacaagaGCCAAGGCAGAGTACAGCTTTAGCACATTATACTGGTAGAGTTTTCCCTTCAGTTTCATTTTTTACAGTCACTTTCATAGAAATATCTGTAATACTTGCATCACAGAGATGGGATACAggatatatatacacacacatatacaggaCAGGTAAAAAAATTGGTCAATTTGAGAGCATTTCTTAGACGGGCTTTCAGAATGTTTAATCCTATAAAGCCCTGTTGGGACAAAGTGACTTTTAAAGGGTCTGTGATGCCTTTGGATGCAAAAAAAGTGCAACTTTATACTTAGCGCTCTGGAGGCAGGATCCGGTTCTGGCTTGTGCTCACTGGGCAGTGGTTCACATTTGTGTACAGTATTGGTGTGCACTTTCCAAACCTCCAGCAGTGTCTGCATTTCCACTCTACTGCAGTTTTATTCAGCGCTCCTAATGCTTGTATGAGCTTCATAGTTCTAGACAACTGTGGGAAACCTTAAGTTACCAGGGTCCATTTTATTAAGTGCAAAAATTGTTAAATGCAACAGGACTGAAGTTCGCTGCTTGGCTTTCTACACACTCAGTCTCATCCtgcaggctggtgtgtgtgcatccagTACTATGTAGTGGTCCCATAATGAATGATATAGTAGTCATGAACGTACATCAGCACAGCGACAGGTTGGCCAATGATGAGAGAGAGCCACACGGCTGCGTTGCCATAGTTTCCGGTCAGGAATCGACCCACAAACCAAGCCAGAGGAACCTGCGCAGGGTTAAATGTAGCGGTCAACATGTGTTTGTGAAACATTAAGTGAGAAAGTGATTTGTGACTGTTCAGTCTCACCTGAGCCATCATTCCCATGAAAGCCCACAGTCTGAACATCTTCAGAGGGACACTCACCAGGTACTAGAGACAAACCGCCAGAGCATAACAGTGAATTTTCTAAAATTGTGTGTTTACTCTTCTAAAATCAGTCATTAAAACTTTTGTGACGCTTGTTCACCTCATGGAAGAACGCAGACACCAGGAAGACAGCAATCTGAGCCTGAAACTTGTTGAATCCTTTACTCAGCATTGGTTTATAAAAGTGTCTGGAACAAACAACACACTTGTTCAAATCTGACTGAAAATGCTCTTAACTGGTTTATTAGTATACAAACTCTTTATTTAAAGTTGGTGCTTACCTCAAGCACCACTTGTGTACTGGGATATTCCAGTTGGCCCAGAAATAGGTGACGGTCTCAGAGttccttaaaaaaaagaaagcaagcACCATTTTTGGTGTATTAACATGCTTCGACTCTGTTTACATGCATGTGTATTTGTATGAGTAgattgaaaaaaaatgtaaaaaaaaaaataaaataaaaaaatatcgAACATGCTTCTCTTGAGGTTATGGTTTTAACTTACCACCAGTCCTTGTAAAACTCTCTGTCtccaaactgcagcagctctgccaggaAGTTCATAGATGAGTGGAAAAACCAATAGAAGAATATTAACCATATAAGATGGTTGGGGACctgggaggggagaggaagggagacgaGGTTGAATCAGTGAATAGACTGGTGCCGTTTggctttttcatctttttgggttttgttttacACGTAGCTCTGTCTGGATACTCACAGCCAGCTTCAGGAGACGCTCTACCATCCGAGAAAAGTCCATTTCCTGTGAGAGACGAGTATAACATTACTTATTAGTATGGTTCACTTACATTTAACTCCACCATAATCATTAATATTTCTTTACCGTATGTATGAACACACCTGGAATGGCTTCATTGAGTTCTGTATAGTGGGAACCATCCACTGAAAGACACAATGGAGCCGTGTTATTAGGTTTCTGTTGAACCtagtgtgtactgtatgcttgTTTATATGAATCGTGTACAAGCTCTGCATACCTGCTGTATTAGTCCCACCAACAGCTGCATTAGGAAAAGCTGCCACACACAaaaatgattgtgtttttagtgtcataaaaaaaaaaatatagcACCTATATCTGTTTTAAGTGAGCCTTAAGAACAAGCCGGTTGACGCATGACTCGACccctctcagtttgttctgaCTCACCATTTCAAAAAGTCTTCTCATCAGAAACCTTTTGCGGATTCGAGACGACCGTGGGAAGTTAAGCTGGTAGCAGAGCGTTGGGACACACAGAAAGTAATACATgtctaaaaacaaaaagaaaacataagtCAGTGGCTGTTTCtcctgacaaagacaaaaacagctttGCATTATGGGTACCTCTGTGTGTGAGGTTGCCTGGGTAGGAGACATTAGTGTGAACTGCTGAACCATTGGACTGTGCCACAGATGGACCTGGAAGATGAAGGCATTCAATGTGTAAAACTTAAAGTAAccacagcgccccctgttgGTAGAGATGCCAAAAGCGTTATTTTACCATGTTAGCACTAGGTGGCAGTAGCAGCACAGCAACAAATACATAACATACTAAAAACTGTTTGTGTaaattcaatattttatttccttAGAATAGTAAGCTGTTTCTCTGTACTAGATGTTTAAAGTAGTCACTGTGTGTGCGTATTGATATACTTACACGAGTATGATCGTGTGAGTTTCTTGGCTTTGGCTTGTCTGATTTCTCTGCACCACCTGTTGGTGTCTTTGTAGGAGTACAGCTTCAGAAAGAACACAGTGTAGACACCTAGAGAGACGACACCAcccactgacagacacacacgttgAGAGCAATAAATGACAGATGAAGAGATAATCACTGGGTGTATATTTACTCAAACACACCATTAGCCCATCATTAGCTGCATGTTGTACGTGTCactattaaaacatttttgctTCACACATACAGATTGTGACTTGAACAGAATGTACTAATGAGTACCTGGAGTCACAGTGGGCACACAGAGTATGACGGCTGCAGGAAAGACCAACATGGACGTCAGGTTAACAAAGTGCAGAATCCGTCCTGACAGTTCAGAAATGGTTCCCTATGAAGTGGAAAGCAAACAAGTGTTGTAGCACGTGCTCTCGCTTCTTATCAGGCAAATTGACATTGCTGGCTCCAGCTTAGCAGGGCAAAATTTAAGACCTCATAAAAACTTAGAACATTTTCTTTCATATTTGAGGCGGATGTCTGAGGTTAGTGTGAGAACTCACCACAGCCAAACGTCTCTCTAAGTATAAGGCTGCGAGGACGAACACATTAGAAGCTAAAACAGACAAGAGCAGATTCATCAGGTACTTTATAACTCCATGCAGCACCATTTAATACAGACTGAGCAACTGCTAACTCAAGGCAAGTATAGATTTCAAGGACTAACCCAGGATTTTATCTAACCGTTGCCTCTTGTTTGAACTCATTTATCTGATGTAGGTCAGTGCCGATCCCTGCGGTGGACACTGGAACGGACGCGTTTTATTGGACCGATAAAGCAGGTTGTCGTTGGCAAACAGACGACATCAGGAGTAAACATACCTCAGGTAGATAATCAACAAAATCAAGTGACGGCTCCATACCAATGATGAGACAAGCTGCTGGCCAACTGTAGGGGTCCTTCAGGAAGAGAGACACCACTTGTATAGGGTC is drawn from Betta splendens chromosome 11, fBetSpl5.4, whole genome shotgun sequence and contains these coding sequences:
- the dgat1a gene encoding diacylglycerol O-acyltransferase 1a, with translation MSDRAETRGPVTRRSRTAVSGGGAASVKQVHGSKSNDAGDKPPQHNGRARTENDVQSPRNGKVDGDGGQQLANLSKKQRSAVEDINEKLSCHVLQESLLSSASGYSNYRGILNWCVVMLVLSNARLFLENIIKYGILVDPIQVVSLFLKDPYSWPAACLIIASNVFVLAALYLERRLAVGTISELSGRILHFVNLTSMLVFPAAVILCVPTVTPVGGVVSLGVYTVFFLKLYSYKDTNRWCREIRQAKAKKLTRSYSCPSVAQSNGSAVHTNVSYPGNLTHRDMYYFLCVPTLCYQLNFPRSSRIRKRFLMRRLFEMLFLMQLLVGLIQQWMVPTIQNSMKPFQEMDFSRMVERLLKLAVPNHLIWLIFFYWFFHSSMNFLAELLQFGDREFYKDWWNSETVTYFWANWNIPVHKWCLRHFYKPMLSKGFNKFQAQIAVFLVSAFFHEYLVSVPLKMFRLWAFMGMMAQVPLAWFVGRFLTGNYGNAAVWLSLIIGQPVAVLMYVHDYYIIHYGTTT